In a genomic window of Leisingera caerulea DSM 24564:
- a CDS encoding substrate-binding periplasmic protein produces the protein MKQQLAGFLAIAALACGWAQPGQARCADHVPQPKPQNASRDIVGQDLETIIERGFITFAAYEEFPPWSYEEAGRIQGADIDLARLIAAELGVEARFTLVAAGENLDADLRNWIWKGPVVGGSVANVMLHVPYDSEFACRVEQVVFTGQYHVEEVAIAYRREAYTEDPPVPAYFRFDSVAVENDSIADFYLSAFPGGQLSGNIRRYPTAADAMAGLDRAETKAAMGPLAQLEAGLTEQTAVHTPPLPGFSAGTWTAGIAVHFSYRPLAYAVEDAIAAGLQDGRIAAIFAAHGLSHRPPELR, from the coding sequence ATGAAACAGCAGCTGGCCGGATTTCTTGCGATTGCTGCGCTGGCCTGCGGCTGGGCGCAGCCCGGGCAGGCCCGCTGTGCGGATCACGTGCCGCAGCCCAAGCCGCAGAACGCCTCACGCGATATTGTCGGGCAGGACCTGGAAACCATCATCGAGCGGGGCTTCATCACCTTCGCGGCCTATGAGGAATTTCCCCCTTGGTCTTACGAGGAGGCGGGCCGCATCCAAGGCGCCGATATCGACCTCGCCCGGCTGATTGCCGCGGAGCTAGGGGTCGAGGCCCGCTTCACCCTGGTCGCGGCGGGCGAAAATCTGGACGCAGACCTGCGCAACTGGATCTGGAAGGGGCCGGTCGTGGGCGGCAGCGTCGCCAATGTCATGCTGCATGTGCCCTATGACAGCGAATTTGCCTGCCGGGTCGAACAGGTGGTGTTCACCGGCCAGTACCATGTGGAGGAAGTGGCGATTGCCTACCGCCGGGAGGCCTATACTGAAGACCCGCCGGTGCCGGCTTATTTCCGCTTCGACAGCGTCGCAGTGGAAAACGACTCGATTGCCGATTTCTACCTCTCGGCCTTTCCCGGCGGCCAGCTCAGCGGCAATATCCGCCGCTACCCGACGGCGGCGGACGCAATGGCGGGTTTGGATCGGGCAGAGACCAAGGCCGCAATGGGTCCGCTGGCGCAGCTGGAGGCCGGGCTGACTGAACAGACTGCCGTCCATACGCCGCCGCTGCCCGGCTTCTCCGCAGGCACATGGACCGCCGGGATAGCGGTGCATTTCTCCTACCGCCCGCTGGCCTATGCGGTGGAGGATGCGATTGCCGCCGGGCTGCAGGATGGCCGGATTGCCGCAATTTTTGCAGCCCACGGCCTGAGTCACCGGCCGCCAGAGCTGCGCTGA
- a CDS encoding FAD:protein FMN transferase, with protein MSAKLSRRRFLAISAAALGATAPALQAAPVTWRGFALGAEARLTIHAPPLLADQAIAAVLSQLRQAEQLFSLYDPASALSQLNRTGVLRNPPPRFLDLARLCTRMHAATAGVFDPSVQPLWQAAARSEGIRKAARLAGWHKVSVTEQTIRLAQGQALTFNGIAQGYATDMVRAALGRMGLERVLVNAGEFAALGGPFRIGLADPEHGIFAACSLKNRAVATSSPGALQLHGAAHILHPAFDRRPKWVTVSTEAASAALADAASTAFCLMSEGEITAALARLPAGTNATLLAQDGSVKLLR; from the coding sequence ATGAGCGCCAAACTGTCCCGCCGCCGGTTCCTGGCCATCTCTGCCGCCGCCCTTGGTGCCACGGCCCCGGCGCTACAAGCAGCACCTGTAACCTGGCGGGGATTTGCCTTGGGCGCCGAGGCGCGTCTGACCATTCACGCGCCGCCGCTGCTGGCAGACCAAGCGATAGCGGCCGTGCTATCACAGCTGAGGCAGGCCGAACAGCTGTTCAGCCTCTACGATCCGGCCTCCGCATTGTCCCAGCTGAACCGGACCGGGGTTCTGAGGAACCCGCCGCCGCGGTTTCTGGATCTGGCCCGGCTCTGCACCCGGATGCACGCGGCAACGGCTGGGGTCTTCGACCCTTCGGTCCAGCCGCTCTGGCAGGCCGCCGCGCGCAGTGAGGGCATCAGAAAGGCCGCCCGCCTCGCAGGCTGGCACAAGGTGTCCGTGACAGAACAGACAATCCGGCTGGCGCAAGGACAGGCGCTGACATTCAACGGCATTGCCCAGGGCTATGCCACCGACATGGTCCGCGCCGCGCTAGGCCGCATGGGGCTGGAGCGGGTTTTGGTCAATGCCGGGGAGTTTGCCGCCCTCGGCGGTCCGTTCCGCATCGGGTTGGCCGATCCGGAGCACGGCATCTTCGCCGCCTGCAGCCTGAAAAACAGGGCCGTGGCAACCTCGAGCCCCGGCGCCTTGCAGTTGCACGGTGCGGCGCACATCCTGCACCCCGCGTTTGACCGGCGGCCGAAATGGGTCACCGTCAGCACCGAGGCCGCAAGCGCCGCGCTGGCGGATGCGGCCTCCACCGCCTTCTGCCTGATGAGCGAAGGTGAAATCACCGCTGCGCTGGCGCGCCTCCCTGCAGGCACCAATGCCACCCTGCTGGCGCAGGATGGCAGCGTGAAATTGCTGAGGTAA
- a CDS encoding 4Fe-4S binding protein, which yields MRVSRFILCLQAWLFAGGVLAASPLPREEISALIMPPFSLGEPVNSKGVYTLLNSGGAEAGYAFETEPLAPLPGFSGAPVNVLVLLDLDGTFLDVRLISHNEPVFVSGLGPAPFHRFFEQYPGLSVFSAITVGTPYGETGSGSSLVYLDGVSKATASVRIAHDSVMAAALAVAREKMHGVVTAPPAWPDPDHNEPLDWAALVDQWLATRATVSNAEVDAAFAGTLWADDDPEAQQHPEAPYLDLWIIDVGPPSIAQAVLSREGYSELQDFLAISPDDEPLLLIETGRHGLVSPEFIRNTAPDRVFATQNGLPVALRDSDLLVELSPDLPQPLHDGTAMILRADRRLGFDPAQEWTLHAQAVREHGMFQPETGTVEFPVTHQTPERFFLRDAAPAPVPPWLEALRSRRTDLILLTLLLSALTAALLLAQSRIAARKVLTPLRLSVLAVVTLFIGWWGQGQLSIVTVLGVLRTAVGGSSFAFLAYDPFSLLLWGFAILGLVLWGRALFCGWLCPFGALQEFAHHLGRKLGLPQTALPPAWDGRLRYLKYGVLAGLVSLVFVAPEHVDTAAEVEPFKTAITTYFLREWYFTAYAVFWLAAALMFFKPFCRYLCPLGAAMAAGGLLRRRNWIARRAACGSPCQLCRVKCVYGAIETSGAVRYDECFGCLDCVSIHDDAARCVPLILAARKKQQLEAAE from the coding sequence TCTATACCCTGCTCAACTCCGGCGGGGCGGAAGCGGGCTATGCCTTTGAAACCGAGCCGCTGGCCCCCCTGCCCGGGTTTTCCGGCGCGCCGGTCAACGTGCTGGTGCTGCTGGATCTGGACGGCACCTTTCTGGATGTCCGGCTGATCAGCCATAACGAGCCGGTCTTTGTTTCCGGGCTTGGCCCGGCCCCGTTCCACAGGTTCTTCGAGCAGTATCCCGGCCTGTCGGTCTTCTCGGCGATCACCGTCGGCACTCCTTACGGTGAGACGGGTTCCGGCTCATCTCTTGTCTACCTCGACGGAGTGAGTAAGGCGACCGCGTCGGTGCGGATCGCGCATGACTCGGTGATGGCCGCCGCGCTGGCGGTGGCGCGCGAGAAGATGCACGGTGTTGTTACAGCGCCCCCGGCCTGGCCGGACCCGGACCACAATGAGCCGCTGGACTGGGCGGCGCTGGTCGATCAGTGGCTGGCCACCCGAGCCACCGTCTCCAATGCGGAGGTTGACGCGGCCTTTGCCGGCACCCTTTGGGCCGATGACGATCCGGAGGCGCAACAGCATCCCGAAGCGCCCTATCTGGATCTATGGATCATCGACGTCGGCCCGCCGTCGATCGCGCAGGCAGTTTTGTCGCGCGAGGGTTACAGCGAGTTGCAGGATTTCCTGGCGATCTCCCCTGATGATGAGCCGCTCTTGCTGATCGAGACCGGCCGCCATGGGCTGGTCAGCCCGGAGTTCATCCGCAACACCGCCCCGGACCGGGTGTTTGCCACGCAAAACGGCCTTCCGGTGGCACTGCGGGACAGCGATCTGCTGGTGGAGCTATCGCCGGACCTGCCCCAGCCTCTGCACGACGGCACGGCGATGATCCTGCGGGCCGACCGCCGCCTCGGCTTTGACCCGGCGCAGGAGTGGACCCTGCACGCCCAGGCGGTGCGCGAGCACGGCATGTTCCAGCCCGAGACCGGCACCGTGGAATTTCCGGTCACGCACCAGACCCCCGAACGCTTCTTCCTGCGGGACGCGGCCCCGGCGCCTGTGCCGCCCTGGCTCGAGGCACTGCGCAGCCGCCGCACGGATCTGATCCTTCTGACGCTGCTGCTGAGCGCGCTGACCGCCGCCCTGCTGCTGGCCCAGAGCCGGATCGCCGCCCGCAAGGTGCTGACACCTCTGCGGCTGTCGGTGCTGGCGGTTGTCACCCTGTTCATCGGCTGGTGGGGCCAGGGCCAGCTGTCCATCGTCACCGTGCTGGGCGTGCTGCGCACGGCGGTTGGGGGCAGCAGCTTTGCCTTTCTCGCCTATGACCCGTTTTCGCTGCTGCTTTGGGGCTTTGCCATCCTCGGGCTTGTCCTGTGGGGACGTGCCCTGTTCTGCGGCTGGCTGTGCCCGTTCGGCGCGCTGCAGGAGTTCGCGCACCATCTGGGCCGCAAGCTGGGTCTGCCGCAAACAGCGCTTCCGCCAGCCTGGGACGGGCGGCTCCGGTATCTAAAATACGGGGTGCTGGCCGGGCTGGTTTCGCTGGTGTTCGTGGCGCCGGAGCATGTGGACACCGCGGCGGAGGTTGAGCCCTTCAAGACCGCGATCACCACCTATTTCCTGCGCGAGTGGTATTTCACTGCATATGCCGTCTTCTGGCTGGCGGCAGCACTGATGTTTTTCAAGCCCTTCTGCCGCTACCTGTGCCCGCTGGGCGCGGCGATGGCGGCGGGCGGGCTGCTGCGGCGGCGCAACTGGATCGCCCGGCGGGCCGCCTGCGGCAGCCCCTGCCAGCTGTGCCGGGTGAAATGCGTCTATGGCGCGATCGAAACATCCGGCGCGGTCCGCTATGACGAATGCTTCGGCTGTCTCGACTGTGTGTCGATCCACGACGATGCGGCCCGCTGCGTGCCGCTGATCCTGGCAGCGCGCAAGAAACAACAGCTGGAGGCTGCGGAATGA